From the Daucus carota subsp. sativus chromosome 8, DH1 v3.0, whole genome shotgun sequence genome, one window contains:
- the LOC108198359 gene encoding F-box protein FBW2, whose translation MKDRKWEEMSTDCLVNIFGRLDMKSRLLDIPGVCKTWYQAVHNPLCWQQLDFSDFTIRHYRAELLKIVVKLSQGCVTSLVLSHDSTKKDLIYLSKACPALKTLELIGYYTLPSSKNYPSFEGKWKNLEFISLRVCLCIPELIKHIFIYLPSFTGLSIVGGDVDGDTASMIVSLIPKLKHLTINNADLEKKDLLIILRGCRELVFLDVRDCNGFDEDDEEILQLASAIKTFCCDGSTTEHDSTDGSDLY comes from the exons ATGAAAGACAGAAAATGGGAGGAAATGTCGACGGATTGTTTGGTTAATATTTTTGGTAGACTGGACATGAAGTCAAGGCTACTAGACATTCCGGGTGTGTGTAAAACATGGTACCAGGCAGTTCACAATCCCCTCTGCTGGCAACAACTCGATTTTAGTGATTTTACTATTCGTCATTACCGAGCGgagctgttaaaaattgttgtcaAGCTTAGCCAAGGATGTGTCACATCGCTCGTGCTATCTCATGATTCTACCAAAAAGGACCTAATATATCTCTCCAAGGC ATGCCCTGCTTTGAAGACTTTGGAGCTGATTGGATACTATACCTTGCCCTCCTCTAAAAATTATCCAAGTTTTGAAGGCAAATGGAAGAATCTGGAATTCATAAGCCTTCGTGTTTGCTTATGTATTCCAGAACTGATTaagcatattttcatttatttgccTAGTTTTACTGGTCTTAGTATTGTAGGCGGTGATGTGGATGGCGACACAGCTTCCATGATTGTGTCTCTGATACCAAAACTCAAGCATTTGACTATTAATAATGCTGATCTTGAAAAGAAAGACCTGTTAATAATATTGCGGGGATGCAGAGAACTTGTGTTTCTTGATGTCCGAGACTGCAATGGATTTGATGAGGACGATGAAGAGATTCTGCAGCTTGCTTCTGCTATTAAGACCTTTTGTTGTGATGGTTCAACAACAGAACATGACTCCACTGATGGTTCTGatttgtattag